One Arcobacter sp. F155 DNA window includes the following coding sequences:
- a CDS encoding LrgB family protein, whose translation MNIDALIQYVTNTPLVWLLLTLGSFKIGIIVYEKFDKHTLLQPIIITYLIIMTALITTGVSYEEYFKGVEIIHFFLGPATVALALPLYKNLKHIKSLFFPIFITLVVAGTFTIAIAIALLWALDAQLPTMLSMTTKSITAPIAIITSEQIGAIPSLAVGFVIITGIIGALLGTAIFKLLKIKHDTSKGFALGVVSHGIGTARAIEISEKAAAFGALAMGLTGILTAVFLPLVVQLFK comes from the coding sequence ATGAATATAGATGCACTTATACAGTACGTTACAAACACTCCTCTTGTATGGTTGTTATTAACTTTAGGTTCATTCAAAATTGGAATTATTGTTTATGAAAAGTTTGATAAACACACACTTTTACAGCCAATTATTATCACATATTTAATTATTATGACAGCCCTTATTACCACAGGGGTTTCTTATGAAGAGTATTTTAAAGGAGTTGAGATTATTCACTTCTTTTTAGGTCCTGCAACGGTTGCATTAGCACTTCCTTTATATAAGAATTTAAAGCATATTAAGTCGCTATTTTTCCCAATATTTATTACACTAGTTGTAGCAGGGACATTTACTATTGCAATTGCAATTGCTTTATTGTGGGCTTTAGATGCGCAACTTCCAACGATGTTGTCAATGACTACAAAATCAATCACAGCTCCAATTGCAATTATTACATCTGAGCAAATTGGTGCAATACCTTCTTTAGCAGTTGGTTTTGTGATTATTACTGGAATTATTGGGGCACTTTTAGGAACAGCTATTTTTAAACTTTTAAAAATCAAACATGATACTTCAAAAGGTTTTGCCCTTGGAGTAGTTTCTCATGGTATAGGAACTGCAAGAGCTATTGAAATCTCTGAAAAAGCAGCAGCCTTTGGGGCTTTAGCTATGGGACTAACAGGAATATTAACAGCAGTTTTTCTTCCTTTAGTTGTACAACTTTTTAAATAG
- a CDS encoding radical SAM protein: MINYHEPVYRPPAEANSIIIQVTLGCSYNKCSFCSMYETKTFQTRNLDEIFKDIDSMSVYSDERRVFLADGDALACDTSFLVEVLTYLKKSFPKLQRVSSYASPYNLLQKSQEELNLLREHGLSLVYYGIESGNHELLKYVNKPMNPDKMVEGLNKATKANMKISATLILGLGGKNLSKEHIEDSAKLINKCEHINYLSTLQLGLTSTKEDNFFKRFEKKNSEFVFCDDKDMLEEQRSLISLINPKKPIVFRSNHASNALPLKGTLPRNKEDLIGTLSLAIEDSSMLRPMFLRGF; this comes from the coding sequence ATGATAAACTATCACGAACCTGTATATAGACCTCCTGCAGAGGCAAATTCAATAATCATACAAGTTACACTTGGTTGTTCATACAACAAGTGTAGCTTTTGCTCTATGTATGAAACAAAAACTTTCCAAACTAGAAATTTAGACGAAATATTTAAAGACATAGATAGTATGTCTGTTTACTCTGACGAAAGAAGAGTATTTTTAGCAGATGGTGATGCATTAGCTTGTGATACTTCTTTTTTAGTTGAGGTTTTAACTTATCTAAAAAAGAGTTTTCCAAAACTTCAAAGAGTCTCTTCTTATGCAAGTCCTTATAACCTTTTACAAAAATCACAAGAAGAGTTAAATCTTTTAAGAGAGCATGGTTTATCTTTGGTTTATTATGGAATTGAAAGTGGAAATCATGAGTTACTAAAATATGTAAATAAACCTATGAATCCTGACAAAATGGTAGAAGGTCTAAATAAAGCAACAAAAGCAAATATGAAAATATCAGCAACTCTTATCTTAGGGCTTGGTGGTAAAAATCTATCAAAAGAACATATTGAAGATAGTGCAAAACTTATCAATAAATGTGAACATATTAACTATCTATCTACTTTGCAGCTTGGACTTACAAGTACAAAAGAGGATAACTTTTTCAAAAGATTTGAGAAGAAAAATAGTGAGTTTGTTTTTTGTGATGATAAAGATATGTTAGAAGAACAAAGAAGCTTGATATCTTTAATCAATCCTAAAAAGCCTATTGTATTTAGGTCTAACCACGCTTCAAATGCCTTACCTTTAAAAGGAACACTTCCTAGAAATAAAGAGGATTTAATAGGGACATTGAGCCTAGCAATAGAAGACTCTTCTATGCTAAGACCAATGTTTTTAAGAGGTTTTTAG
- a CDS encoding TetR/AcrR family transcriptional regulator — protein MSTVREKLIEATFEEVFTKGYNGASLANILNRAEVKKGAMYHYFSSKKEMVLAMIKEQQQTRIERKWKPLIDEKEDTISVLTSILLDTKSWDLTNGCAFGNLMQESFDQDEDFALVLEEILQNWKNLFIDALNKALKNNQLKENTNIQQCATFIIATLEGAILLSKKSKDSQNYEDCMSQLTIFLNSLKK, from the coding sequence ATGAGTACGGTAAGAGAGAAATTGATAGAAGCTACCTTTGAAGAAGTCTTTACAAAAGGCTACAACGGAGCTTCACTAGCAAATATTTTAAATCGTGCAGAAGTAAAAAAAGGAGCTATGTACCACTACTTCTCTTCAAAAAAAGAGATGGTACTTGCTATGATAAAAGAGCAACAACAAACAAGAATAGAAAGAAAATGGAAACCACTAATAGATGAAAAAGAGGATACTATCTCTGTCTTAACATCTATTTTGTTAGATACTAAAAGTTGGGATTTAACAAATGGTTGTGCCTTTGGAAACTTGATGCAAGAGTCTTTTGACCAAGATGAAGACTTCGCTTTAGTTTTAGAAGAAATACTTCAAAACTGGAAAAATCTATTTATAGATGCACTTAATAAAGCACTTAAAAACAATCAATTAAAAGAAAATACAAATATACAACAGTGCGCTACTTTTATAATAGCTACTTTAGAAGGAGCTATTCTTCTTAGCAAAAAATCAAAAGATTCACAAAACTATGAAGACTGCATGTCTCAACTAACTATCTTTTTAAACTCTCTTAAAAAATAA
- a CDS encoding sulfite exporter TauE/SafE family protein, translating into MSQEILLGIITFFTSTIAGVVGLGGGMILIAILPSFLPINALVPVHGLTQLSSNLSRAVFGYKDVKVEVIPKFLIGSLAGVSFFAVILYFVSLTYIPLFIGIYILLSLWSQKFNEKIKKFESYYLIGFIQSGFSIVVGATGPLATTLLVKDYNDKHTVVATAAALMSITHLLKVFAFMIFGFIFFDYIGILVAMIIGAVAGSYAGTKLRDKIDGKKFMLALKIILSLMAIKLVIFVFM; encoded by the coding sequence ATGTCACAAGAGATTTTGCTGGGAATTATTACCTTTTTTACATCTACTATTGCAGGGGTTGTTGGTCTTGGTGGAGGAATGATTTTGATCGCTATTCTTCCTTCTTTTTTACCCATAAATGCTTTAGTTCCTGTTCATGGTTTGACACAATTAAGTAGTAACTTAAGTCGTGCAGTTTTTGGATATAAAGATGTAAAAGTAGAAGTTATACCTAAGTTTTTGATTGGTTCACTTGCTGGTGTATCTTTTTTTGCTGTTATTTTGTATTTTGTTTCATTAACATACATTCCTCTTTTTATAGGAATTTATATTTTGCTTTCCCTATGGAGTCAAAAGTTTAATGAGAAAATCAAAAAATTTGAAAGTTATTATTTAATTGGTTTTATTCAAAGTGGTTTTTCTATTGTTGTTGGTGCTACTGGACCACTTGCAACTACACTTTTAGTTAAAGATTACAATGACAAACACACAGTTGTAGCTACTGCTGCTGCTTTGATGAGTATTACTCACTTGCTTAAAGTTTTTGCTTTTATGATTTTCGGGTTTATATTTTTTGATTATATTGGTATCTTAGTTGCCATGATTATAGGAGCAGTTGCTGGAAGTTATGCAGGAACAAAACTAAGAGATAAAATAGATGGTAAAAAATTTATGTTAGCATTAAAAATTATCTTATCACTTATGGCTATCAAGCTTGTTATTTTTGTATTTATGTAA
- a CDS encoding phosphate-starvation-inducible PsiE family protein has protein sequence MRRFMRFFQDKFYIEILFASVLFLAAMALDMMLEFIIYMLYFIIYLEIVRAVVNYIREQRVVISFLVDAFIILALRELIVNLVKINNEKIDSIEALWASSLNYNIMIISGVIIFLFVVRYLSIKTAPKYLIDKMKKQNSSK, from the coding sequence ATGAGAAGATTTATGCGATTTTTTCAAGATAAATTTTATATAGAGATTCTTTTTGCATCAGTACTATTTTTAGCTGCAATGGCTTTAGATATGATGTTAGAGTTTATAATCTATATGCTGTATTTTATTATCTATCTTGAAATCGTAAGGGCAGTGGTAAACTATATCAGAGAACAAAGGGTTGTTATCTCTTTTTTAGTTGATGCATTTATTATCTTAGCTTTAAGGGAGCTAATAGTAAATCTAGTGAAAATCAACAATGAAAAGATAGATTCTATTGAAGCACTTTGGGCAAGTAGTTTAAACTATAATATTATGATTATCTCTGGGGTAATTATCTTCTTATTTGTAGTAAGGTATTTATCTATTAAAACTGCACCAAAATATCTTATTGACAAGATGAAAAAACAAAACAGTAGTAAATGA
- a CDS encoding DnaJ domain-containing protein yields the protein MDYEEFEKAVDLFGILTGTSKKELKQKYLKLSKKLHPDMPEGSDEKFQQLQESYELLNTYIDSFRYSFDEEEFKAQFPPFTNYKNWNK from the coding sequence ATGGATTATGAAGAGTTTGAAAAAGCTGTTGATCTTTTTGGAATTTTAACAGGAACTTCAAAAAAAGAGTTAAAACAAAAATATTTAAAGTTGTCAAAAAAGTTACATCCTGATATGCCAGAAGGAAGTGATGAAAAGTTTCAACAACTGCAAGAGTCATATGAACTTTTGAATACATATATTGATTCCTTCAGGTATTCATTTGATGAAGAAGAGTTTAAAGCTCAGTTTCCTCCATTTACCAACTATAAAAACTGGAACAAATAA
- a CDS encoding exodeoxyribonuclease III encodes MSKQNYKFISWNVNGVRAVDKKEALKWVDDASIDILGLQETKAQAEQIPETIFDKNYKNLHVSSSAIKGRSGVALFTDLEPHFTCNCPTVDILDEGRINEAHFKLGDKEIAYFNVYFPNGQSKEERLTYKMEFYDRFLEHCENLKKEGKSIIVCGDVNTAHREIDLARPKANEKTSGFLPMEREWIDKFLAHGYIDTFRHINGDMKDSYSWWSYRANARANNVGWRIDYFYVSEDLKDSIKNAYIMAEVMGSDHCPVALEIEL; translated from the coding sequence ATGTCGAAACAAAATTATAAATTTATTTCATGGAACGTAAATGGTGTTAGAGCAGTTGATAAAAAAGAAGCACTTAAATGGGTAGATGATGCAAGTATTGATATTCTTGGATTACAAGAAACAAAAGCACAAGCAGAGCAAATCCCAGAAACTATTTTTGATAAAAACTATAAAAATCTTCATGTATCAAGTTCAGCTATAAAAGGAAGAAGTGGTGTTGCACTTTTTACTGATTTAGAGCCACACTTTACTTGTAACTGCCCGACTGTTGATATACTTGATGAAGGAAGAATCAACGAAGCTCACTTTAAACTTGGGGATAAAGAGATTGCTTACTTTAATGTATACTTCCCAAATGGACAATCAAAAGAAGAAAGACTTACATATAAAATGGAGTTTTACGATAGATTTTTGGAGCATTGTGAAAACCTAAAAAAAGAAGGAAAATCTATCATCGTATGTGGTGATGTAAATACTGCTCATAGAGAAATCGACCTAGCAAGACCAAAAGCAAATGAAAAGACTTCTGGATTCTTACCTATGGAGAGAGAATGGATTGATAAGTTTTTAGCCCATGGTTATATTGATACTTTTAGACATATAAATGGTGATATGAAAGATTCATATAGCTGGTGGAGTTATAGAGCAAATGCAAGAGCAAATAATGTTGGCTGGAGAATTGATTATTTCTATGTAAGTGAAGACTTAAAAGATAGTATCAAAAATGCCTATATTATGGCAGAAGTAATGGGAAGTGACCATTGCCCTGTTGCTTTAGAGATAGAACTGTAA
- a CDS encoding CidA/LrgA family protein: MLKGIITLLFFQFIGECIAKLFDLLVPGPVIGMVLLLIFLIIRKASFPSLDNAVSIHLRYLPMLFIPAAMGIITQVDIISKEFWAITVSLFVGTIIALGFCAKLMDYLTIRQENKK; the protein is encoded by the coding sequence ATGTTAAAAGGAATTATTACACTATTATTTTTTCAATTTATAGGTGAATGTATTGCTAAACTTTTTGATTTATTAGTACCAGGACCAGTTATTGGTATGGTTTTATTACTTATTTTCTTAATCATTAGAAAGGCTAGTTTTCCAAGCCTTGACAATGCAGTTTCAATTCATTTAAGATATTTACCTATGTTATTTATTCCTGCTGCGATGGGAATTATTACGCAAGTTGATATTATCTCAAAAGAGTTTTGGGCTATTACAGTTTCACTATTTGTAGGAACAATTATTGCATTAGGTTTTTGTGCTAAATTAATGGATTACTTAACAATCAGACAGGAGAATAAAAAATGA
- a CDS encoding peroxiredoxin-like family protein — MSRLLDEIKKYQEAFKEKVPEDIQKIMLDATEELKRLSLSKDALKVSDKAINFELPNAVNKHVSLKKALENNEFVVINFYRGQWCPYCNLELKALQTINEELAKLNTKIIAISPQTPDSSLSTKEKNELAFEVLSDKENKVAKEYGLVFSLAEELRPIYKSFGIDIESSNKEDSYELPMPATYIINKNQEIIYSFIDEDYTKRSEPQTILDIIQKNS, encoded by the coding sequence ATGTCTAGATTATTAGATGAAATCAAAAAATACCAAGAAGCTTTTAAAGAGAAAGTTCCAGAAGATATTCAAAAAATTATGTTAGATGCAACGGAAGAGTTAAAAAGATTAAGTCTTTCAAAAGATGCACTAAAAGTAAGTGACAAAGCAATCAACTTTGAACTACCAAATGCAGTTAATAAACATGTTTCACTAAAAAAAGCTTTAGAAAACAATGAGTTTGTAGTAATAAACTTCTACAGAGGTCAATGGTGCCCTTATTGTAATTTAGAACTAAAAGCTTTACAAACTATCAATGAAGAACTTGCAAAATTAAATACAAAAATCATAGCTATTTCTCCACAAACTCCTGATTCATCTCTTTCAACAAAAGAGAAAAATGAGTTAGCATTTGAGGTTTTAAGTGATAAAGAAAACAAGGTTGCAAAAGAGTATGGACTAGTATTTTCTCTTGCTGAAGAATTAAGACCTATCTATAAAAGTTTTGGAATAGATATTGAAAGTTCAAATAAAGAGGACTCATACGAACTGCCGATGCCAGCAACATATATCATAAATAAAAACCAAGAAATAATCTACAGTTTCATAGATGAAGATTATACTAAACGAAGCGAACCTCAAACAATATTGGATATAATACAGAAAAATTCATAA
- a CDS encoding bifunctional 2-polyprenyl-6-hydroxyphenol methylase/3-demethylubiquinol 3-O-methyltransferase UbiG, whose translation MEDLDFLKKETFSPEEYKKMVKVFQENDNPTGWFDKIYQSANGDYKEVFWADLEPSPYLISWLKEQKITKENKTAIVIGCGVGDDAEALSSFGFEVTAFDISPTAINLCKKRFPKSKVSYIVADLFDYPKDWFESFDVVYECNTIQVLPDQYRKKARKAMSSLLAKDGYILVSCRSREEGTMLDVIPLPLSKSEMDEFVTLDKLTEVSFLAYDDTQEPPVPHFFGIYKK comes from the coding sequence ATGGAAGACTTAGACTTTCTAAAAAAAGAAACTTTTTCACCTGAAGAATATAAAAAGATGGTAAAAGTCTTCCAAGAAAATGACAACCCTACTGGCTGGTTTGATAAAATCTACCAAAGTGCAAATGGCGACTATAAAGAAGTTTTTTGGGCTGATTTAGAACCAAGCCCTTACTTAATCTCTTGGTTAAAAGAACAAAAAATCACAAAAGAAAATAAAACAGCTATTGTAATTGGTTGTGGAGTTGGAGATGATGCAGAAGCTTTAAGCTCTTTTGGTTTTGAAGTTACTGCTTTTGATATCTCCCCTACTGCAATAAATTTATGCAAAAAAAGATTTCCTAAATCTAAAGTATCTTATATAGTTGCTGACCTTTTTGATTATCCAAAAGATTGGTTTGAAAGTTTTGATGTAGTTTATGAGTGTAACACTATTCAAGTATTGCCTGACCAATATAGAAAAAAAGCAAGAAAAGCTATGAGTTCTCTTTTAGCAAAAGATGGATATATCTTAGTATCATGTAGAAGTAGAGAAGAAGGAACTATGTTAGATGTAATTCCTCTTCCCTTATCAAAATCAGAAATGGACGAATTTGTCACTCTTGATAAGCTTACTGAAGTAAGCTTTTTAGCCTATGATGATACGCAGGAACCTCCTGTACCTCACTTTTTTGGGATATATAAAAAATAA
- a CDS encoding ATP-binding protein: MNKSIVTRFIFVYIFFLLTITTIFYFNYQKTIENHFQKTTKESFSEYKAVYDRNKQIADLIFQSEINTNKILTIFKDAYLSNKEQRDEIRKELYEVLKEKYYKLKAFNLRQLHFHLPNNDSFLRMHRPQKYGDNLSHISETVRYVNQNKKYIHGFEEGRIFNGFRFIYPLFFRNMHIGSVEISFNSLAMIKAIKETYNKNSHFLIKKDVVDKKLFEDEKSNYLQSQYKEFYYEKEIVSYHKPLLIKNNTKQLTKKIYEGEPFSIFLEKYNIIKTFIPIKNPINKEVVAVLFICKSDSFINKEFKDIVILFICTFFGISLIFYLFYLQKRANEKLKKINNELDRRVDLEIKRNRKKDISLLKQSKMAAITEMLAHIAHQWRQPLNVISTSSSGLILHKEMGKLDDKSFELYTKSISEQVQYLSKTIDKFKEFVKDQEDEKKTICLQKKVDEIIEIVQASFEDEGIEIIKKFKKENLFVSIHTGDLIQVVLNILNNAKDALIKNNPKKKRIIITIKRKKNGNVLLAIYDNAGGIPQEYAEKVFDPYFTTKHEAVGTGISLYLSYEIITNQEKGKIYFKNKDEGTKFYLELKESI, from the coding sequence ATGAACAAGTCAATAGTTACTCGGTTTATTTTTGTTTATATTTTCTTCTTACTAACAATAACTACAATATTTTATTTTAATTACCAAAAAACAATAGAAAATCACTTTCAAAAAACTACTAAAGAAAGCTTTTCAGAATACAAAGCTGTATATGACAGAAACAAACAAATAGCTGATTTGATTTTTCAATCAGAAATCAATACAAATAAAATACTTACTATTTTTAAAGATGCTTACCTTTCAAATAAAGAGCAAAGAGATGAGATAAGAAAAGAGTTATATGAAGTGCTAAAAGAAAAGTACTACAAACTAAAAGCTTTTAATCTAAGACAACTACACTTTCACCTACCAAATAATGATTCTTTTTTAAGAATGCATAGACCTCAAAAATATGGTGACAATCTCTCTCACATAAGTGAAACTGTTAGATATGTAAACCAAAACAAAAAATATATCCATGGTTTTGAAGAAGGGAGAATCTTCAATGGCTTTAGATTTATTTATCCTCTGTTTTTTAGAAATATGCATATTGGAAGTGTAGAGATATCTTTTAACTCCCTTGCAATGATAAAGGCTATAAAAGAGACTTACAACAAAAATTCTCACTTTCTTATCAAAAAAGATGTAGTAGATAAAAAACTATTTGAAGATGAAAAATCTAACTATCTTCAAAGTCAATACAAAGAGTTTTATTATGAAAAAGAGATTGTATCTTATCACAAGCCTTTACTTATTAAAAATAATACTAAACAACTAACTAAAAAAATCTATGAGGGGGAACCTTTTTCTATTTTCCTTGAAAAATACAATATTATAAAAACTTTTATTCCTATAAAAAACCCCATAAATAAAGAAGTTGTTGCAGTTTTATTTATCTGCAAAAGTGATAGTTTTATTAATAAAGAGTTTAAAGATATAGTTATTTTATTTATTTGTACTTTCTTTGGTATATCTTTAATTTTCTACTTATTTTACTTACAAAAAAGAGCAAATGAAAAACTAAAAAAAATCAATAATGAACTAGATAGAAGAGTTGATTTAGAGATAAAAAGAAATAGAAAAAAAGATATCTCCCTTCTAAAACAATCAAAAATGGCAGCTATTACTGAAATGCTTGCACATATTGCCCACCAATGGAGACAACCTTTAAATGTCATTTCTACAAGTTCAAGTGGACTTATCTTGCATAAAGAGATGGGAAAATTAGATGATAAAAGTTTTGAGTTATATACAAAATCTATTAGTGAGCAAGTTCAATACTTATCTAAAACAATTGACAAGTTTAAAGAGTTTGTAAAAGACCAAGAAGATGAAAAGAAAACTATTTGTTTACAGAAAAAAGTAGATGAGATAATTGAAATAGTTCAAGCAAGTTTTGAAGATGAAGGAATTGAAATTATCAAAAAGTTTAAAAAAGAAAACCTTTTTGTATCAATACATACAGGAGACTTAATCCAAGTAGTTTTAAATATTCTAAATAATGCAAAAGATGCACTTATAAAAAACAACCCTAAGAAAAAAAGAATAATTATCACAATAAAAAGAAAGAAAAATGGTAATGTTTTATTAGCTATTTATGATAATGCAGGAGGAATACCTCAAGAGTATGCTGAAAAAGTATTTGACCCTTATTTTACTACAAAACATGAAGCTGTAGGCACAGGAATTAGTCTATATTTGAGTTATGAAATTATTACAAATCAAGAAAAAGGTAAGATATATTTTAAAAATAAAGATGAAGGTACCAAATTTTATTTAGAGCTTAAGGAATCGATTTAA
- a CDS encoding ADP-ribosylglycohydrolase family protein, which yields MNDIRNAKELILSTLVADSYSLGSHWVYDEKQLLNLDVDWNELNDAKALWHKGRKAGEFTHYGDQILWLYNFLQNKETFDVNEYTKYWFDRMQCYNGYIDGASRDTLANINEGLSPTGSESTDLSVVGRVAPLLLVSKDKKEFLENVENFVQVTHNSNEALIASRFFAKLLVEVLERKEILKAIEELKEEFDSKFQGYINSGLASKTEDTSVAIRNFGPACDINGGFQGVIHLLSKYDNLKDMLVCNAKAGGETSARAMIATLIFMAQEDKKLTQIPPSWLSIRATII from the coding sequence ATGAATGATATTAGAAATGCAAAAGAGTTGATATTAAGTACTTTAGTTGCTGACTCATACTCTTTAGGGTCACATTGGGTTTATGATGAAAAACAGTTATTAAATCTTGATGTAGATTGGAATGAGTTAAATGATGCAAAAGCTTTATGGCACAAAGGTAGAAAAGCAGGTGAGTTTACTCATTATGGCGACCAAATACTTTGGTTATATAATTTCTTACAAAACAAAGAAACATTTGATGTAAATGAGTATACAAAATACTGGTTTGACAGGATGCAGTGCTACAATGGCTATATTGATGGTGCATCGAGAGATACTTTAGCAAATATCAATGAAGGTTTATCTCCTACAGGTTCAGAATCAACTGATTTATCAGTAGTTGGAAGAGTTGCTCCATTGTTACTTGTATCAAAAGATAAAAAAGAGTTCTTAGAAAACGTAGAAAACTTTGTACAAGTAACTCACAACTCAAATGAAGCTTTAATTGCTTCAAGATTCTTTGCAAAACTTTTAGTTGAGGTTTTAGAAAGAAAAGAGATTTTAAAAGCTATTGAAGAGTTAAAAGAAGAGTTTGACTCAAAGTTCCAAGGCTATATAAATAGTGGACTTGCTTCAAAGACAGAAGATACCTCAGTAGCAATCAGAAACTTTGGACCTGCTTGTGATATAAATGGTGGTTTCCAAGGTGTGATACATCTTTTAAGTAAGTATGACAATCTAAAAGATATGCTTGTTTGCAATGCAAAAGCAGGTGGGGAAACAAGTGCAAGAGCAATGATTGCAACACTTATCTTTATGGCACAAGAAGATAAAAAACTAACTCAAATACCACCTTCATGGTTAAGTATTAGAGCAACAATTATATAA
- a CDS encoding cytochrome-c peroxidase: protein MKTKSVVLSLALVGVSAFASSDMQLINKVKKAGVKAIPQSQLEVLKLVDDPNNPITEKKVELGKKLYFEPRLSKSGLISCNTCHNLGMGGADGVAAAVGHKWTPNPAHLNSPTVYNSVLNKVQFWDGRSPHLEDQAQGPIQAGPEMAAPKSLVEARVTSMPAYVEEFKDAYGDDVKIDFKLIADTIAVFERTLVTPSRFDEFMHGDLDALTPAEKEGLNLFVDKGCVSCHNDIGLGGTMQPFQVAKKYKFASLGGFQGDKNGMVKTPTLRNIEETAPYFHNGAIWSLADAVKEMGSVQLGINISDKESKKITTFLKALTGDKPDISYPQLPVSSSKTPKPDMN from the coding sequence ATGAAAACTAAAAGTGTAGTTTTAAGTTTAGCGTTAGTAGGTGTAAGTGCATTCGCTTCAAGTGATATGCAACTTATAAACAAAGTTAAAAAAGCAGGTGTTAAAGCAATACCTCAAAGTCAATTAGAAGTTTTAAAACTTGTAGATGACCCCAACAACCCAATTACTGAGAAGAAAGTTGAGTTAGGAAAGAAGTTATACTTTGAACCAAGACTATCAAAAAGTGGTCTTATTTCATGTAATACATGTCACAACCTTGGTATGGGTGGAGCTGATGGTGTAGCAGCAGCTGTAGGACATAAGTGGACACCAAATCCAGCTCACTTAAACTCACCAACTGTTTATAACTCAGTTTTAAACAAAGTGCAGTTTTGGGATGGAAGAAGTCCTCACTTAGAAGACCAAGCACAAGGACCTATTCAAGCTGGACCAGAAATGGCAGCACCGAAAAGTTTAGTTGAAGCTAGAGTTACTTCTATGCCAGCATATGTTGAAGAGTTCAAAGATGCTTATGGTGATGATGTAAAAATCGACTTCAAACTTATTGCAGATACAATTGCAGTATTTGAAAGAACATTAGTTACTCCATCAAGATTTGATGAGTTTATGCATGGAGATTTAGATGCTCTAACTCCTGCTGAAAAAGAAGGTTTAAATCTATTTGTGGACAAAGGCTGTGTATCATGCCACAATGACATAGGTTTAGGTGGAACAATGCAACCATTCCAAGTAGCAAAAAAATATAAATTTGCTTCTTTAGGTGGATTCCAAGGTGATAAAAATGGTATGGTAAAAACACCAACACTTAGAAACATCGAAGAGACAGCACCATATTTCCATAATGGAGCTATTTGGTCACTTGCAGATGCAGTAAAAGAGATGGGTTCTGTACAACTTGGTATCAATATCTCTGATAAAGAGTCTAAAAAGATTACTACTTTCTTAAAAGCTCTTACAGGTGATAAACCAGATATTTCATATCCTCAGTTACCAGTGAGTAGTTCAAAAACTCCAAAACCTGATATGAACTAA